Below is a genomic region from Molothrus aeneus isolate 106 chromosome 5, BPBGC_Maene_1.0, whole genome shotgun sequence.
CAACTGTGAATTTCACTTTCAACCTCCAAATTCTAGAACACGTCTCCCAGTGAAAAGCTGAGTGTACAGTCCTGTGTGTGGTCTCCAAGGGAAGTTAAGCATGCAAAAAATGTTACAGGAcctttcatttccctttccctttagATGTGTGCAGACTTCCTACCCTTACTTCCCAGGATAATCCTCtcagatatttttcttgctGCAAGCAAGGCAAAAAATTTAAGTCACAAAGGTAAAGTTTACTTGAAAAAGGTATTTTGGAATAATCTGTATTTCAAGTTGTCACACCACTGTACTGACTTCAGGAGTAAGGCGAGCGATCTGAAATTCTCCCATAATCCACACAGGTATTACAAATCTCTATTTGCCCTTCGGGCACACATCTCCACTGTACTaaaaaaatggaagttttaTAGTAGCTTTATAATTATACTGCTCTCATCAGGGAGGCAGAGAGCTCCTTCGACAGTGGAAAAGGTGAGCAGAGAGTGAGgtctttttcaaaaatttaaagCAGGCAGGTAACTTGCCTCCTTGTTATAGTACTGTCAGTTGGGGAGAGTATCGGCTCAGTGAAACTACAACCCCTTCGTTCATTTCTAGGGTCATGCAGCGATACTCTGCAATTTTATCAAATGATTGAGTGATTCAGGTAATAATGAAAATTACAGCTATGCTACTTAAAACAGATCATCCCATTGAGCCCAAAATGTAGTGACATTCAGGCcatctttgcttttaatttagcTTTCAGATACAAAACTGGCCAATTAGTATACTTGTCAgcaatttaaaaggaaaaaaaacaacaacaaaagccaGCAACAGCATTAAATGATCAATGATGAAAAATTACATGAGCAAATGAATCCCAAAAGAATAAAATCTACTTTTAGACACCAGAACATCTGCTTAGCCAAGAATTTTCTGCTAGCAGTGTCTTTCTCCCTAGCACTGAGTTACAAAAATTGTATTCTGTAACAAAGCCACACAGCTATTAAGCCCATCTACCCAAGGTACTCATATTTGCTATAAAAAAGCAGGATGTTTATTGTTTTCACTGTGAACTACATAATTTCtatgtaaaaatgtaaatgagTTACAAGTATTTGTATTATTACAGCCCATTTTAAAATGATATGCAACAGACATTTCCGCAAGTATCAGTGAGCGTCAGCACATTTCATCTGTAGTACAACCTGATATAAACACGGTGTGCAAATGCAGTTGTTACTCcaaatttatatatatggtaTGCTTTAAACCAGAAAGCTCATCTCAGCTCCAAAACCAGCAAGAAAGTATGTTTTCTCCTTCATAAAATATACACAAGCAGCATATACATAATCCATGTTTTACAGAGCACTTTGGGGTTTATTGATGGGTCTGGAGTTACCTAAGTTTAAACTGGGGTACCTCTTTTGGATACAGGACTTTACTTGCAATGGAAGGGCAAATCCATCAAAAGCACCATTGCTCTATCTCAACCTTCAGAAAATGTACCAGGCATTATGCACAAAGAccttttaaattgtattttaatacTACGGTTTTCCCACTGAAGCTTATTTAAAATACCAGCAGGCAACCCTTTAAGCAACACCCTTTTCTAACAAGCATCTGAACAATCCTATGGCTGAATGTCAATGAAGCTGGCAGCTGCAAGGCAATTCTCTCCCCCTCTTGGGTTTTCCACTGAAATACAACACTGCAAGGAGCACTAAGtgtattttccctttctcagtTACAGAAGAGGAACTGCAGGCTGCTCCTTGTAGTCTTATCTCAGGTCTACCTTGATATAATTAtctaagcatttttaaaagatagtTTCAGGTCTACCAGTGAGCAATAAGAAAACAGACTTAAGGTGCTCTTATTGTTGTACCTATTTGTAACAACTGTGCATTATGGACTCAATCCTAGAGAAAAATTGTGCGATTTTGCTCCACATACAGAATAAGAGTCTCGAGAAATTTAGCTCGGCACTAGATTGCTTGACAGACTACCTCACTACATGAGCCAAGCTTGTCTCAGTCTTCTGCCAGCCTTAAAATTTGAGTTCTTCACTTTCCCCAGGATTAGAAGGAACtttcagcaaagaaagaaaattctacTGAGTAAAAACATGCCTCTAAAGAAACTGATTTTCAGTACACGAAAGTGAGTTTTCCTAGCAAGCTGCACCATACACACAACTTCAAAAATGTGATTTAACATCAACAGTCTTAATACAAGTCATAGTAAGGGCTCTTCTCCAAGGAAGCTCTTACAAGTATTTAATGACtcattaaataatttcagagCTTCCCATTCACGATGTGGAAACAAGATTTACATACTTTTAGCATTAGATAATTTTAATTCAACAACAAAGTACTTGTACAAGTATTTTATTTAGACTGAGGGTCTAAATTTGACTTTGCTGTGTAATGCAGGCAGATACCAGTTGCTCCAAGAGTGTCTTTATTACTGTCATGGTGACAGGGAAATGGTGTAGTTCTAGCTTTTACTCTGCATTCTGAAAGGCAACAATTCAAAATAAGGCCCAGCTTTCCTGTTTAGCATAATCATTCAAAATCTTGGGTGTTGGAGGATTTTCCCAGGGGGTGAGAAGCTCAGCGCTACAATAGCAGGCACATCTGATTCCAGCAAGATGCAGCAGTCAGTACATTTAGAATATCCAATGGCACCTGCCTGATTTGTCCTTTTGGCTCTGAAGGAGCCAAGAGGAAGAAGCAGTGTAACATAAGTGCCAAGCTAAGTTCAGTATAAACAGCTCACATGCTGTAAGGCAGTCTATCCACAgaattgcaaaaaaaaccacatcagCTCCAGCTCTACTTTGGGAGCAAAGTAGTACTGGATAGGGTGTAGTGATTACCAACTGTGGGTTATTGAACAGGTGAAATGCAGAAGGCAGCACCATCTCCCTCCACTAAgacttgagaaaaaaattcaaaaataaatacCTTAACATTGCCTTAATTGTCTCCTCTTGTGTGCTGAGGAGCATGTATTTCTTCACATCAAGGTCCAAAAAGCCTGGCATGGCTCCTTGAGCTGCAGAAATACATGGTTCAACCATAATTCAGTATTATactaattcagaaaaaaataactgaaataaaaaactaCAGCTGTAGCAAATGTAGGGAAAAACTGGCAAGTTTTTCAAACTCTAGAGTAAAATACaagccatttttattttattgtaaagCTGAAGTACACCATTAGTAgtcaaatatatttgaaaatctTTATTAACATCAGCTTTTCTCTAGTTAAGAGGTAGCAACTACTGTTTAATTCCACAGGACAATCAGAAGGGCCAAGTTCTTTGGTGTGGTTCAAAGCcaacagaagcagaaattaGTCAAGTAAGCATAAGTTGGGATGACCATCCCAAGGCAGAAACAGCTCTAGTATGCATAAGGTTCCTTTTATCTCTGTGGGAAACACTGATATCATGACTAGGATGCCCAATCAGACTCCAGTCTCATCTCAGCCATTCAGGAGTTCAGCTGTTCCACAGTAACAGCTTATTACAGGCAAATGATCAGTGGGCTCCAAGTGCAAGGACAGGTTCTTGGCACTTCTCTGGAAACAGTGAAAACCTAATTTTAAGTGGAAGGGTAACATTTCTCTAGTTTCTTAAGTGTGATACagggtattttttaaaaaacttttttggggtgggaggggggaaGCCAGGAGAGTATTTGAGGTATTTGCTACTATGAAATGAAGCTTACATATGCAGTAGTAAACAGACACTAAGCACTCCGTTTCTCATTTATTTCAGGCAATGACAGTGGTAGAATTTAAACCCTCACATGAGATGAGGGCACAACCAATAATGACATTGTATAGTTTGTTTTCTACATAGTCAAATATATAAAAGTTTCATGAAACTCATCACTGGGTCAGCCAGCAGTCAGTCCATGAGTTGTCTATTCAGTTAGACCAAGCTTCTTCTTCAGAGATTCTGGCATTTCAGGTGGAGGTGGGCGAGGAAGTCTGAAATAAACCTTGACAGAATCGTAGATGAACCACTGTAGTGCAGTCAGGGTACCAATCATAATGATACGAGCAAACAGACCTTTCCATACACCTGGAGAGCAAACCATAAGTGTGAGCAGCATAAAATggcatgaaaaaaatacttcctCCCCTAAACACCAGAAACACTTGATCCAAAATGCATGAAAGAAAGAACGTACCTTTGAATCCAAGCCTCATAAGAACCTGTGAAGCTGAGctgcctttttctttgttcAACACAGACACCACAGAGTCAGCAGGATGGGAAACAATTGCACAGAACACACCAGCTGAAAGAATAATTTGACATTAATTCTGTGGTGTTTTAGCTGTACCACTACTGTGTACACTAAGTACAACCACCTGAAACTtctgaacagaagaaaaacagccagaaaaaaaCTTCTGAATCTTTGGATATTGAAAATTCCCCCCCTTCCATTGAAAGATTCCCAAGACTGAGAAAGATGCAAATTTTCACTTAAATCGGCTGCAATTTTTAAATCTGGCCATCAATACTGGTAACATATAGGAGCACTTAAGAGAAGTCTCCTATTACAGACCCAATTTCCCCTAACAGACCGATTTTATAGTTACTTCTCCTGCACATTTCAAAGCTGCAGGGAAGTTCTCCCATGTTAGTGACATCTGCTAATGTCACTTTTCAGTTAATACTCTGAAAAGCAACAGGTCTCTAGATTTGCAGTAATCCATTAATGAAGTGTAGAACTCAAAGATTCCTTACCAATATAGCCTGCAACAAATGTGACTACCAGCTGTTCTCCTTTTGTACATTCACTTCGTGGCTTGGGAACAACGTACTTGTAGAGAGCTTCAACAGTACGTTCAAAGCAGGCAAATTTCATCATTGTGTATGGAATCTGTCTCATCCATAGTGGAGCAACACCTTTATAGAAACTTAACCAGAGAAGAGACAATCtcagtttcattttcttcattattgAAAGTGTATTTCTAACCTGAAATGAATTAGCTTATTTATTGCTGCTATACAACTTCTATATACTGACCCTGTAATGCTGTCAATCCCACAGAAATTAGAGTTGTTTAAATTCCTAAGTACTACCttcaaacagcagcacaaatTGAAATTTTCCTGATCCTCAGGCTGCACAGCAGTTGCTTTAGTCCCTTTTCAGATTACAATACACGGCAGCAATGTAGTACTGATACTACCAGTGCAGTAAGGGTAATGTCTGCATACCAGCCAAGTCCTGATAGTGAAACATGACCTGTACATCTACAGCCACTTCTATCAGAACAGAAAGCTAACATGCAGTTATATTGCTCTCACATGCCAATGACTCAAGCATCTTTGACTGTACAACCAGAAAGTTGCTGAGTATCTCTGACTGGAACTGCTAGAAACTGAAGTTATCCAGCAGAACTCAGCACAAAGATACTCACAAAGATGGATCTAAGGAGCATGTGGAATTAACAGCCAGTTCAGCACAATCACCTGAAGTATGTTAAGTTCTTATCTTGAAATACAAAAGACCAAGAAGTATTACAAGCTAAGGCCAGAACTAGTTACAGCACCAGCTCTTCATTAAGAAAACATACTGAAAATCAAGAATTGCAATTAAAATGAAGGGATGCTTACGCCCAGATGCCTTCTTCTGCAAACATTTTGGGTAAAGCCTGCCGTAGAGTGTTTGCATATCCAGGCTGTGTCTGAATGCGAACTTTAGCAGCTTCCATTGGAGCCAGAGCAATGTCAGCAAAAAACTCCGCACTGGCAGATGCAGCTAAATATAGCGAAGTACGCCACAAATAGGCATTTTCCTGAAAGGAATTgaaacacacatttttattaATGAGTCATGCTTTTGTGATTACTCCTTATCACTAATACTACTATGCTGCAGACATACAGCTTTACAAAAAACATTTAAGGCTTACCTCTCCCAGCATGTTGCCATACAGGATTTTGAAAACTTCATAAAACCCAAATTTACAAAGCCCTTGCATGGAATAGCCAATAAAAGTTGGAGCCCATCCCTTAGCCAAGCCACGAACACCATCTTCCTTGATTGTCACTGAAAATCCATTGAAGATGCTCTTGTATTTTTGTGGATCGACCTAAAAAGAACAGAGAGCTAAATGTTTGATATAGCTTACTATTTTCCTTCTCACGCCCCCatccaaaattttaaatttttctattccTCAGACAGCTGGTTTCCTCTAATTCCTATAATACGCACCACAAAGTTACACTAATGGTTACTTGCTACTCTCAAACCCTGACTTATTTTAACAGCCAGTATGTTCTTCCTCAATACTCAGAAACCACCAAACTGAATTTTGTTTCACTTTAATTCTCCAAATTAACAATGCAACTGTAATGAAAAAACTTACTGAAATCACTGTTCTAATACTGTCAGTGCTTCAACTATGTATagatcagattttaaaaaaatttaatgggTCCTGTCAGCAATCTCATCTACTTTACACACTCTACCTATGTACACTCAAGCATTGCCAGAAACCTAGTGATCACATGATTACTAATCAGAGAAGGTTGTTTCTCCTGTGTGATCTCTCCATGTAGTCAGAGTAACACAGACGGAGTAAACCAGATCAAAGAGTGATCAAAAACTTCCACACTTGTACTCTGACTTGGCAATAAAGGCTATACAGCAATTGTCTTCTGCCCATAAAATTTTGagagattttattaatttatcagAAATTTAACACAGACTGActtgaataattttgtttcaggTGAAAGGAAGTAATTTAGCAGGAACTTTTCAACAGGTAATTACGTCACATCCCACTGTTACTTTTCATATTTGACATCATCCTACAGCTCCTCCAAGGATAAAAAGGAAGATATCAAACTGGATGCCCATCAAAGCTTTCAGAAAGAGCTATGAAACATGCATGCCAACCTGCACTGACTGGTATACTGTCTTGCAGTCTAGGAACAATATACGTGAGATCTAGTTCACctaaatattttagaaagagCCATCATTTTAGAAAATTGGATATTTAATCAGGCACTGTAAAATGGGACTATGTTCAAGTCAGAACCATGCTTAGTTATGAGGTGTGTAACAGGTGTCCTGGTTTCAGTTAAACCATGGCAAAGATGACCTCTTCTTAAAAAGACATGAGAGGGCTGGCAAACGGTTTCTTCCTGGAGAACTTAGGAAGGATTAGTAACATGCTCTGTACTGGATCTGTAAAGAGATAAATGCTGACAGGTTTTACAAGATCACACCTGGAATCCACATGGAACCCCCCTCCTGAAGCTCCCTCTAAGtgctggagagggaaggggaagtaCCACCACCCTGACCATATATTAAACCAGAACTGGTAGCCCACACTGAGCATGTCTGATGTGTTACAGATTTCCTAGTTTGAGACCAGAATTTCAGATGCTCTCAAGAATGTGAAAAAGTCTCTCTGGTAAACATTAAATAAAGGCCATTCCAAAGAACATGGTTTTGAAGAACAGCACACACATACTTCTAGCATGACAAGGAGGTCTGACTAATTCAGAGTTCCCTCCTAATTTCAGGAGTTCTATAATAACAAAATGGCCATTTTTATCATCAGCTATGCAACAGGGAAATCATGAACTACTGTATTTCCAGAAATTTACAGGAGTGCTTTAATTTGCATTCTTGCAGATTTGCCTGAATAAATCCATTAGTATGTTTTCATCCATGGCtgttcacaaaattattttaatgtgtcACAAGTGCAATGCAACTTTCAGATTGATCAAAAACCACTTAAAGGAAAGCAGTTGCAAACATCAATGGCCTTCATGATATCAAATCAAGTATCAGCCACTCTGTTCAAAGTGACATCATTAGAAAATATCCAATCCATAAGCCATGCACTTATATCCATGGTGTTAATGAATCAAATTACACATGCATGTCACTCCAGGCTAAAAAACACAGATCCAAAAGATACTATTTCCTTACTCCAAAAGCACTGGAATAATGCTGGACAGCTAACCAGCCAGCAGAGTAACATTGTGGTGGATGCCTTTTAGCAAATATAGTCAGTTAAACGTGCCTTAAATGCTGTCAAAAATAACGCATCCAGATTATCCATAATACCTTTACTTCTCTTCAAAGTGGTATTTTGCTAGTCTTACAGCAGTAGATTTGATAAATTCAAGTTTGCTTGCTTGTTCTCATCCACAAAAGATTGCATCCCTACTGCCAACTCTTAATATGCTGGCTACACAGAAAGCAGAAGTTCAAGAAATGTTGAAGTTGATACAAACCTGCATACGACATTTCACTAAATCCAGAGGTACGACACCAGTGTGTGTCAGGCCACAACTTAGGACCCCACCAACGCCACAGAGAGCATAAAACTTGAGCGAGCCATATTCACAACTGTATTCTGcagcaaaaaataaagacaCACCATGCTTTTATATCAACTCCATGCACTGTTGGACAGCCATGTCCAGGGTATAGTTTATGCCTCCATCTcattagtaattaaatataccACACCGAACATGCTCTGTCATCACATACCAACATGCAGAACAAACCTGCATTCTGCATTTAACCAGGTCTAGAGGAACCAGGGCTGTATGTGTTGTTCCACAGCTAATAATCCCACCAAGGCCACAAAGGACAAAGAATCTGTTTGAGCCATAGGCACAGCTGTATTCTAGTTAATTGGAAAAAATTACATATACATGATCAATCATAAATTGTAACAATgatcagaaaagaaacaaaactaaatGCTACTTTCTCTAAAGTATTAAACTGAAATAATCTCCCATGCTGGATTATTTTAATATAGTGtcataatgaaaaattattcttttgctttaaattaaaacattttcgACTGAAAAGATTTGATTCTAAGCCTTCCAAGTTGAATTTGTTCCTTTAAATAAGCAAAGGAAGAAACACTTAAGTTTTGGCTCAGAGCACactaaaaccacagaaattaaTCCCAAAAGTTACTAGCAGAAATTATGACTCAAAGTTGCAATGCCCAACAATTTCTTATATCCAGGAAATAAGAATAGTATTCCTCTAGAACTCAAAAGACAAAGCTTCTCTCATTAAATATTCTATGACAGTTTAACTTCTGTATTTAAGTAGAGACTATAAAAGCTACAATATTGGTGTTGGACATATGCAGATATATTTTCAGGTATTTCTCAGATTATTTACATAGATTTTTTGTAAACTGTCTTTCTAATACAGAATCTCACATGTATACAGCTTGATGAAACTGCAGATTGCTATTTATCGTCCTATTGAATGCTCATACACAAGGTTCATTAAAGAATCTTTCAGATCACATTTATTCAAGAGATACTTCATATGCACTGTCCTATACAGTGTATATACTGTGTATAAAACCATCCAACCTtagaataattaattttcacaTATTGCTATACAACAAAGTTACTGGAGCTGGAAGAAAGAgcccattttcttctttcatttttgaaGAAGCTACAGAGGCTAGAAGTGAGTGCAAACAAGAAACACTCAAATTTACAATGAACAGtaaaaaataagcagaaagtAGCAGCACAGTTCTGCTACTAtgctcaaaatttaaaaaaatatgtaaaagcaAATCCAATATACTGAAtaagaatacagaaaataatacactatgtaaaaaatattcttcaaagTAGAAAAACAATCTTTTGCTACTAAATTCACTGGTGTCACTTCAATATAATGGAACAATCATTAAAGTGTTACAACTTAGTAAGTATCTCCAAGAAACActaatgaaaactgaaagacAGCAAAAGCCTATCTTATGTAGAGCTTCTTTGCCTTCTTTCTGGTTCTGAATTCCTTTATGAACATCAACAGAAGCTGACAATGATGTTCAACAGCACCAGCAGAACAGCAGATAACACTAGCAGGCCTATCCAGCTCATAAGTTTGCTAACATAACTTTTAAAGGAACTCCTTCCCACAAACGTCCCAGATTTTGCATTacattttgtatttatattttttaccttacttttaaaaattgcccgaacaacaaaaaataaggTTTCACAGATGCCATAGTGAACTTAAGTTAAAAGCTAATAATCAGTTATCAGAATAACTTATTTTTAATTGAGACACTGCTAAAGACTGTAATATGCTGGTCTGGGACTTACACATAGCTCCAAAATAGCTTGGCTAGCAGAAACAGTCAGTTCTTTCTAGCATGGCTGGTTAAACACACACAGATCAGGCAGGTATAACCAGAGAACAGACTCTAGGTCTGTTTGGGCCAGCTCTGTCTAGCTGTGTCTTTGGCCAacagcaccacagccctgcagcagctaaCATGCTGCCAGATCTCAGAACTGCTTGTTCACATGGCCTTTCTCACAGTAATTTTAAGTCATACTCCTCAAATGACAGGGACAGAGCTTTATAGTAGCCAGAGAAAAGAAGAGTTTTATGTATGTGCTGGATTACAGTGCTATTCAGACTGATCTGTCAGCCTGGTGTTCAAGTACAGTGATTAAGAAAGCCAGTATCAATTAGGCTTGAGCTCTTTAGAGGTGCCTAGGTTTGTAGTGGTACAATACTATTAGGAAAATAAAGCCACAGATGATattggaatttttatttcagaagtagAGTCaaattttctaaaaaatttctaaataaaCAGCTGAACATGCTGCACAGAGGACAGGAAAGTCATTCTAACATACCCAGGTAATGATTTAAGATAAACACCCTTATGGTACACAAGTTATACATATGGCATAAAAATATATCTACTCTGTTGAGACAGCTACATTGTAACTATTTCATATCTCTGCTTCCAATCTGACACGGTAACAAGGACAAATTCCATGAGTGGGTCATAAAATACTTGGTCTCTGAGCGCCGATGTGGCTGATGCCCTGAGCTGATCTCAGAAGGTCGTGTGATTTGTACTGACTTTGTGTGACCTTGTGCAAGTTCCGATATCTTCCACAACGTGCTATGTTCTCAACACAAAAGCCAGAGAACCAGCTGGGTACATGAAATAATGAATTCAGCAGAAAAGATTATGAAGATTGAAAAACTTTGGCCACCTTTGACCTCAACTGCCAACAAACAGGATGAAGATTAAGCATAATGCTTTGAAGAAATAAGAGCACCTACTGAATATATTTAGCATACCAAAGAGCGATTTAGGGCTTTAGTTAGCTGGCAGCAGGATTACTACACTGAAAGCCACAAATAATTTCTCAAAGACTTTGTAAAACTAACCTCTTTCATATATCATATGAATGTTCATGCAACTCCACTGAAATACTTCAATAATCACAGTACTTCAGAAGAGGCAGCTTGCTGAAAgtaattcctattttttttttgttttttaagtaaAACCAGAGAGACACTTTTAAGTTACTGACAGCTTAAAAGAATTAGAATTTTAATATCCACCTCTACTTCAGATGGACCTCAACAGGTTGGAGAGGCGTGCAGAAAAGAACTGAATTAAGTTCAACGAAGGCAAATGTAGGATCCTATACCCGTGGAGGCACAGGCCCATggaccagcacaggctgggggccaACCTGCTGGAAatggctctgcagagaaggagctgggggtcctgctgggcagccaagctgtccatgagccagcagtgtgtgtccctgtggccaagaaggccgCTCCTCCAGGGTATCCTGTAATGCACTGGgaagagcactgccagcagctcgAGGGTGATCCTGTCCCTTTACTCAGCCTAGTGAAGCTATACTtgggagtgctgtgcccagtccTGCGCCCCTCGGCACAAGacagacatggagctcctggagc
It encodes:
- the SLC25A3 gene encoding solute carrier family 25 member 3 is translated as MFSSIAPLARHNPFYAPHFQLVQDGVRKRPAEPAEASATRRSLAAASADEEYSCEYGSLKFYALCGVGGVLSCGLTHTGVVPLDLVKCRMQVDPQKYKSIFNGFSVTIKEDGVRGLAKGWAPTFIGYSMQGLCKFGFYEVFKILYGNMLGEENAYLWRTSLYLAASASAEFFADIALAPMEAAKVRIQTQPGYANTLRQALPKMFAEEGIWAFYKGVAPLWMRQIPYTMMKFACFERTVEALYKYVVPKPRSECTKGEQLVVTFVAGYIAGVFCAIVSHPADSVVSVLNKEKGSSASQVLMRLGFKGVWKGLFARIIMIGTLTALQWFIYDSVKVYFRLPRPPPPEMPESLKKKLGLTE